A window from Scheffersomyces stipitis CBS 6054 chromosome 7, complete sequence encodes these proteins:
- a CDS encoding predicted protein (go_component nucleus~go_function DNA binding) has translation KRVEPVDPLAISESLGVQTFRRETRRPFTKEEDDRLTELVNRYYGDKVHDLNLDSVDWEFLSKELEPNGSRKPKMCRKRWANSLDPNLKKGKWSPEEDELLIRTYQKYGATWLRVASEIPGRTDDQCAKRYTEVLDPSTKDRLKSWTQEEDLKLISLVKIHGTKWRTICTKIAGRPALTCRNRWRKLLTDVVRGKSSDFIKRQVQSITDGLKLEATASISNEEDQFTKPAASGSMENSTLSQTSKSIQAGSSSISSTIASVLSANSVGTVSASPSVSASTSVSGIAEQAGDQVALASRSKPEQRTSSESTREVEWRYTIMGGEDADLPHKRLFNSENGGAIKNQEMVHYLISYAKTHGLNITVHQHIHHHYSPPQHAAVDVNGYQQTYQSLLSPVNAINQTDGSHRDTISNASGSPADGRSSSAYLLEPETQLNRHQHFNYLPPTTEVPKLNSSQNSPHDNPSTHHHHHHHHHHHHNSLSKRNRILNESESVAKESDLLKILNQSQIDMTDTANEREKTPGGHPLTPLTQAVEMAAAAEANSKKRKNTDETRNSKKLHYEVPDEEGLDFWETMRNLTDLPNHQSQNHQSPHQQQQLHIHQQSIYGDDHQKQVSHHQQYFSNNSNVQTGEQTIPEGKDSHDIHKNGEAEAKHEEIDEDVDPEVLNAYGLFYNVYTREGSVLPEGQPQNQQPPAPGAVYDAWGGGFGIIPFNPS, from the exons AAAAGAGTGGAACCTGTAGATCCATTAGCGATATCTGAATCGCTAGGAGTTCAGACTTTTCGTAGAGAAACCAGACGGCCGTTTaccaaagaagaggatgacCGTTTGACCGAGCTTGTCAACCGTTATTATGGTGATAAGGTCCATGACTTAAACTTAGATCTGGTGGACTGGGAGTTTCTAtccaaggagttggaaCCTAACGGTTCTAGGAAACCCAAGATGTGTCGTAAGAGATGGGCCAATTCGCTTGATCCCAACTTAAAGAAAGGCAAATGGTCGcctgaagaagatgaattgCTTATACGAACCTACCAGAAGTATGGCGCAACCTGGCTACGTGTAGCTTCAGAAATTCCTGGCAGAACAGACGACCAGTGTGCCAAAAGATATACCGAAGTGTTAGATCCAAGCACCAAGGACCGGTTGAAGTCTTGGACACAAgaggaagacttgaagttgatcagTTTGGTCAAGATTCATGGCACCAAATGGAGAACTATATGCACAAAGATAGCTGGCCGCCCAGCATTAACTTGCAGAAACAGATGGAGAAAGCTTCTAACCGACGTAGTACGAGGAAAGTCTAGCGACTTTATAAAACGACAGGTTCAGTCCATAACAGATGGCCTTAAGCTCGAAGCCACTGCCTCCATTTCTAATGAAGAGGATCAATTTACAAAGCCAGCAGCTTCTGGTTCTATGGAAAATTCAACTCTTTCACAGACTTCCAAGTCTATACAAGCTGGTTCGTCTTCCATACTGAGCACGATCGCTTCAGTCTTGTCTGCCAACTCTGTAGGCACAGTATCGGCTTCTCCCTCTGTGTCTGCCTCCACGTCTGTTTCAGGTATTGCTGAACAAGCAGGTGACCAAGTTGCTCTAGCTTCCAGATCGAAACCAGAACAGCGTACATCGTCGGAATCTACAAGGGAGGTTGAATGGAGATATACCATAATGGGAGGCGAAGATGCCGATTTGCCTCACAAGCGATTGTTCAACAGCGAGAACGGTGGTGCCATCAAGAATCAAGAAATGGTGCATTATCTAATTTCGTATGCCAAAACTCATGGATTGAATATAACTGTCCACCAACATATCCACCACCACTACTCGCCTCCACAGCATGCGGCAGTAGATGTGAATGGTTACCAGCAGACCTACCAGTCTTTATTATCGCCTGTTAATGCTATCAATCAGACTGATGGCTCCCATAGAGACACCATAAGTAATGCGTCTGGATCTCCAGCTGACGGCCGTTCTTCATCCGCATACTTACTTGAGCCTGAAACTCAATTAAATAGACATCAACACTTCAACTACTTGCCACCCACGACTGAAGTTCCAAAGTTGAACTCTTCACAGAACTCCCCTCATGACAATCCCTCGACTCAtcatcaccaccaccatcatcatcatcatcatcacaATTCATTATCGAAGAGGAATCGAATTTTGAATGAAAGCGAATCTGTTGCAAAGGAGTCTGACTTGCTCAAGATATTGAATCAGTCGCAAATAGACATGACCGATACTGCtaatgaaagagaaaaaacTCCTGGTGGACATCCCTTGACTCCTTTGACGCAAGCAGTGGAAATGGCTGCGGCTGCTGAGGCCAATTctaaaaagagaaagaacacAGACGAAACGAGAAATAGCAAAAAACTTCACTACGAAGTACCAGACGAAGAGGGTTTGGATTTTTGGGAAACTATGAGAAACTTGACCGATCTACCCAACCACCAG agccagaaccATCAGAGTCCACatcagcagcaacagctaCATATTCATCAGCAGTCGATTTATGGAGATGATCACCAGAAGCAAGTGTCGCACCATCAGCAatacttctccaacaacagTAATGTTCAAACTGGTGAACAAACTATCCCCGAGGGAAAGGATAGTCATGATATTCATAAGAACGGAGAGGCCGAAGCGAAACATGAAGAGATCGATGAAGATGTGGATCCTGAAGTGTTGAACGCTTACGGGTTGTTCTACAATGTATACACAAGAGAAGGTTCCGTGTTGCCGGAAGGACAGCCACAGAACCAGCAGCCTCCAGCTCCAGGGGCTGTGTATGATGCCTGGGGTGGAGGTTTTGGAATCATTCCTTTCAATCCTTCATAG
- a CDS encoding predicted protein has protein sequence MLNKSIISSLNKSLKAKQKIISNREPHPKNPTLISDILNTSPQSTIFPNNISSTNNSTLDQSNSNSNAAPVATLTEVSNDNSNDAASKPPPSKGKQKKISKQNSTRTDFFAAKLASAVDDVESSDSDETFVYENNNDFETMSTTMATPNVANDASSVHGSVLASALQMGGAPSFHSPSIAEGHTGGESIAVQPVESIHSTHSSKLPKIQAHATSNRPPSIANSFTSNYLESDKRPAYQRSFSSYSQDEHPGAKLQVPCERSSNNISPSGALDEINSQSHAPQGLGIEGRSDHPSQSNSHVARSINDGYNDDNFSYNEVEDVEIDDEMSTDGDFYAQRNASANPQFGGVSGTTNITNNQASQTNNSLTSRSTSKKNYKSSTSSSKLRSTTSKLFDKKGSQPRRYSIIPDDIDIEDFDDELIYYDNNIRFPYNNSNVNEASPLMSQGHRLPHYRSLNLNFPGAKRPSGLKKKRYLSTGQSLIPGAENSGANSPSNVSSHNADIFPFPYQEPQQNYYYDFDEYDEESQRNGSNDKDQINRSISRGTKNGLYNHNLTASEGHFFLPRKQSSEFNYHRINCIKSFIYTLVSILVILAIGFVMGFVLATTKDLTKVSITSIENAVVSQDELVFNIVVEAFNPGWFTVEIEDVNLDLFAKSGYLPDASVQSLEEGGLDDEMSSLANGVETVLLGTVYTLESPMSFKGGFFSRESVIQSGEIKLLTPGKNLTTLNNFAKGKKGHNGNSTEPDNSKKWEIISKNPFDLVVRGILMYTLPMGKDTRSVVVDKIGYIDPTQIFSSNVESS, from the exons atgttgaacaagagcATAATATCAAGtctcaacaagtcgttgaagGCCAAACAGAAAATCATCAGTAACAGAGAACCTCATCCTAAGAATCCAACCTTAATCTCAGATATACTAAACACGTCGCCACAGTCAACCATTTTCCCCAACAATATATCCTCGACGAATAATAGTACTCTTGA TCAGTCTAATTCCAACAGCAATGCAGCCCCTGTAGCCACATTGACTGAGGTATCTAACGATAACTCTAACGATGCGG CCAGTAAACCTCCGCCCTCCAAAGGcaaacagaagaaaatttcGAAACAGAACTCCACGAGAACAGACTTCTTTGCTGCGAAATTAGCCAGCGCTGTAGATGATGTTGAAAGCAGTGATAGTGACGAGACATTTGTCTACGAGAATAATAACGATTTTGAGACCATGAGCACGACAATGGCGACTCCAAACGTCGCTAACGATGCCAGTAGTGTTCATGGTAGTGTTCTTGCTTCAGCTTTGCAAATGGGTGGTGCGCCTAGTTTCCATTCACCTTCAATAGCAGAAGGACATACTGGAGGGGAATCTATAGCTGTTCAGCCGGTAGAATCGATACACTCGACACATTCTTCTAAGTTGCCGAAGATTCAGGCTCATGCGACGTCTAACAGACCTCCCTCTATAGCCAACTCTTTCACCAGTAACTACTTGGAAAGT GATAAAAGACCAGCTTACCAAAGGTCCTTCTCGTCTTATTCACAAGACGAACATCCTGGTGCGAAGTTACAAGTTCCCTGTGAAAGATCGTCAAACAACATATCTCCATCTGGAGCATTGGATGAAATCAATAGCCAGTCTCATGCGCCGCAAGGGTTGGGAATTGAAGGCAGGTCTGATCATCCAAGTCAATCAAATTCCCACGTAGCTCGTAGTATCAACGATGGTTATAACGACGACAACTTCTCGTACAATGAGGTAGAGGACGTTGAGATCGACGACGAGATGTCTACTGATGGAGATTTCTATGCCCAGAGAAATGCTAGTGCCAATCCTCAATTTGGTGGGGTTTCTGGAACTACAAATATCACCAATAACCAAGCGTCACAGACTAATAATTCTTTAACGAGCAGAAGTACATCTAAGAAGAACTAcaagtcttcaacatcttcgTCAAAGTTGAGATCTACAACGTCAAAGCTTTTTGATAAAAAGGGTTCTCAACCAAGAAGATACAGTATTATTCCAGATGACATTGACATCGAAGACTTTGATGATGAGCTCATATACTACGATAACAACATCAGATTCCCTTACAATAACTCAAATGTCAATGAGGCATCACCTTTAATGAGTCAAGGCCATAGGTTGCCCCACTACAGGtctttgaacttgaatttTCCAGGCGCCAAAAGGCCTTCGGGTTTGAAAAAAAAGCGGTATCTTTCCACCGGCCAGTCATTGATTCCCGGTGCTGAAAATTCTGGTGCAAACTCACCAAGCAATGTCAGTAGTCACAATGCCGACATTTTCCCATTCCCCTACCAAGAACCGCAACAAAATTATTACTATGATTTTGATGAATATGACGAAGAATCTCAAAGAAATGGTTCTAATGACAAAGACCAAATTAACAGAAGTATTTCCAGAGGTACCAAGAACGGACTTTATAACCACAACCTTACTGCTAGTGAGGgccatttcttcttgccTCGAAAACAATCCAGTGAATTCAACTACCATAGAATCAACTGTATCAAATCATTTATCTATACTTTGGTTAGTATATTGGTGATTTTGGCTATTGGTTTTGTGATGGGTTTTGTTCTAGCAACGACAAAAGACTTGACCAAGGTTTCAATTACATCTATCGAGAATGCCGTAGTCAGTCAAGATGAActtgttttcaatattgttgttgaagcaTTTAATCCTGGATGGTTcacagttgaaattgaagatgtcaatTTGGATCTTTTCGCTAAAAGTGGATACTTACCTGATGCTTCTGTACAgagtcttgaagaaggtggtTTAGATGATGAAATGTCGTCTTTGGCcaatggagttgaaacGGTTTTACTTGGAACGGTCTACACTCTTGAGTCGCCTATGAGTTTCAAGGGTGGATTCTTCAGTCGTGAACTGGTTATTCAATCTGGCGAGATTAAGTTGTTAACGCCAGGCAAGAACCTTACTACATTGAATAATTTTGCAAAGGGCAAAAAGGGACACAATGGAAACTCCACTGAACCAGATAATTCCAAGAAATGGGAAATTATATCGAAGAACCCATTTGATTTGGTTGTCAGAGGGATATTGATGTACACTCTTCCGATGGGTAAGGATACCAGGTCTGTGGTGGTTGATAAAATTGGATACATTGACCCCACCCAGATCTTTAGTAGTAATGTAGAGAGTAGCTAG
- a CDS encoding cytochrome P450 1A1 (go_process electron transport), giving the protein ISGVFKIPGYPIVGNLFQVINNPAQVFMKWSEVFNVSLFQIRFGSRSVVVVNSFEDVTRLWIKYSCSNNSRPVSYTFHQVVSSTRGFTVGSTPAGESYKRKRKSISQHLNHRAVERSKSTLDKEVEYMINQMISRNHELSGPPSVNMFRNSKCELADIDMKIYFQQFALRSSVFFAFGIHLDCFGKDSKLCNEIIEVESAIMKFRSPIANLEDFLPILRYFPGKFKKAAEFRERRDRYMNKLYKTMIEGIVVGNADAVASIVGTIKIEQDQQMNKLTEEEIQSICLTLVSAGLDNTALNINHLMGHFSQPFYGAALQKKAYDALLAGSNGDICQAWDDAVDVKCPYVIALVQESLRYFTVLPLGLPRITTKDIVYNGAFIPKETILIMNAFAANHDSCVFQSPYEFIPERWLDAETGELIDKHDLIHLSFGAGSRMCAGIQLAINEMYTFTSRLVLYFKIKPPTCGAIMDLDPFRNNENPSATSFEPKPFKVRLEPRYSDSLYNKLRRS; this is encoded by the coding sequence ATTCTGGGGGTGTTCAAGATTCCCGGTTATCCAATAGTCGGtaatcttttccaagtcatcAACAACCCAGCTCAAGTGTTTATGAAGTGGTCAGAAGTATTCAATGTCAGTTTGTTTCAGATTAGGTTTGGTTCTAGAAGTGTGGTTGTAGTCAACTCGTTTGAAGATGTCACTAGATTGTGGATCAAGTACTCATGTTCAAACAATTCTCGTCCTGTTCTGTATACTTTCCATCAGGTAGTGTCACTGACTAGAGGTTTCACAGTCGGATCCACTCCAGCAGGTGAAAGCTAcaagaggaagaggaaatCTATTTCTCAGCACCTCAACCACAGGGCTGTTGAAAGatcaaaatcaactctCGATAAGGAAGTGGAGTACATGATCAACCAAATGATTTCTAGAAACCATGAATTATCAGGTCCTCCATCAGTTAACATGTTTAGAAATAGCAAATGTGAATTGGCGGACATTGATATGAAGATTtatttccaacaatttgcATTGAGAAGCTCAgttttctttgcttttggAATTCACTTGGATTGTTTTGGCAAGGATTCAAAGCTTTGCAACGAAatcattgaagttgaaagtgCCATAATGAAATTCAGATCTCCAATTgccaacttggaagacttcTTGCCTATCTTGAGATATTTTCCTGgcaaattcaagaaagcGGCCGAGTTCCGAGAAAGAAGGGACAGATACATGAACAAGCTCTACAAAACAATGATTGAAGGGATTGTAGTGGGTAATGCCGATGCTGTTGCAAGTATCGTTGGAACAATAAAGATAGAACAAGACCAGCAGATGAACAAACtaacagaagaagagatccAAAGCATTTGTTTAACTTTGGTTAGTGCTGGCTTGGATAATACTGCATTAAATATCAACCATTTGATGGGccatttttcgcagccattttaTGGTGCTGCACTACAGAAAAAGGCCTATGATGCACTTTTGGCTGGAAGCAATGGAGATATTTGTCAAGCATGGGACGACGCTGTTGATGTCAAATGTCCATATGTTATTGCTTTGGTTCAAGAATCGTTAAGGTATTTCACAGTTTTACCTTTAGGTTTGCCCAGAATCACCACTAAAGATATTGTCTATAATGGGGCATTTATTCCCAAGGAAACCATCCTTATCATGAACGCTTTTGCAGCCAACCATGATTCTTGTGTATTCCAATCTCCTTACGAATTCATTCCTGAGAGATGGTTGGATGCAGAGACTGGTGAGCTAATTGATAAACATGATTTAATTCACTTATCGTTTGGAGCAGGTTCTAGAATGTGTGCTGGAATTCAATTGGCCATCAATGAGATGTATACGTTCACCTCTCGCCTTGTTCTCTATTTCAAGATTAAGCCACCAACTTGTGGAGCAATCATGGATTTGGATCCTTTCAGGAACAACGAAAATCCAAGTGCCACCTCTTTTGAACCAAAGCCATTTAAAGTTAGGTTAGAGCCTAGATATAGCGACAGCCTTTACAACAAACTTCGAAGATCTTAA
- a CDS encoding predicted protein codes for MFFLVLLIAIVLVAIVLYLPYASGLATYKVEKPKRKTDPVAVAKKHDDYDQFGYVPPDEVEQASSTSSSVRARASALKEKINVTPDDIPLKIKLNTPEASGLRRRGKEKLDLDTDPNNYDYDIDDLINEENEIAVKEQQQDFYRNQEIGKEKEEMV; via the coding sequence ATGTTTTTTCTTGTGCTCCTTATTGCAATTGTGCTTGTGGCCATCGTCTTGTACTTGCCCTATGCCTCTGGTTTAGCTACTTACAAAGTCGAGAaaccaaagagaaaaacCGATCCAGTTGCAGTAGCAAAGAAACATGACGATTACGACCAGTTTGGATATGTTCCTCCAGATGAAGTAGAACAGGCTTCTTCCACGTCCAGCTCTGTCAGAGCCCGTGCTTCAGCCTTaaaggaaaagatcaaTGTCACTCCAGACGACATTCCgttgaaaatcaaattgAATACACCAGAGGCCTCCGgtttgagaagaagaggaaaggaaaagttggaTCTTGATACCGATCCAAACAACTACGATTACGACATCGACGATTTGATAAACGAAGAGAACGAAATTGCTGTTAAGGAGCAACAACAGGATTTTTACAGGAACCAAGAAATCGGAaaggagaaagaagaaatggtgTAG
- the FRD1 gene encoding Frataxin homolog, mitochondrial precursor Contains: Frataxin homolog intermediate form: protein MFRQVLRYSVRKYAPAIAPRATVLSSPTRHVSAMATRAYSLSTSGEDIEDKIDQISVNEYNSISEEYLESLADSLEDLSEKYPQIDCELSHGVMTLTIPPHGTYVINKQPPNKQIWLSSPVSGPKRYDLIGGQWITLRDGSALTELITEEVSSALGTEVSLDIEG, encoded by the exons ATGTTCAGGCAAGTTTTGCGTTATTCCG TGAGAAAATACGCACCAGCCATAGCTCCTAGAGCCACAGTGTTGAGCTCTCCAACCAGACATGTTTCTGCAATGGCTACTAGAGCCTACTCTTTGAGCACATCAGGCGAAGACATTGAGGACAAGATTGATCAAATCAGCGTCAACGAATACAACAGCATCAGCGAAGAGTATTTGGAGTCTTTGGCCGATTCCTTGGAAGACTTAAGTGAAAAATACCCGCAGATCGACTGTGAGTTAAGTCACGGGGTCATGACATTGACGATTCCACCACACGGTACTTACGTTATTAACAAACAGCCACCTAACAAACAGATCTGGTTGAGCAGTCCAGTGAGCGGTCCCAAGAGATACGACTTGATTGGCGGTCAGTGGATCACGTTAAGAGATGGCTCCGCCTTGACAGAATTGATAACCGAGgaagtttcttctgctcTAGGTACAGAAGTCAGTCTCGACATAGAAGGATAG
- a CDS encoding predicted protein → MSEGYDRQAPAVPEGEGSIPVNQSGSESSNQQLERPRLPQLPEGWIAQWDDEYNHYFFVNTVTGESQWEIPESSVPGASEARSSEFAPSDSNIADNESAERGIGGDGTGERGLGSVVGSLLSGGNSGHQSGGTSGLISLVSSLASSKTSGGYGGGYGGGYGGGYNRPSHAPGSGGGAGSLLGLLAGGSSGGYGGGYGGGYGGGYNQGGSGGLLGDLLGGGGGGYNQGYGNQGYGNQGGHHGGHHGGNGGFGGGFGGGFGGEGRHGGGFGGEGRHGGEHHGGGRHNGGGW, encoded by the coding sequence ATGTCTGAAGGTTACGATAGACAAGCCCCAGCCGTTCCTGAAGGTGAAGGTTCGATTCCCGTGAACCAGTCGGGTTCTGAATCGAGCAACCAGCAGCTTGAAAGGCCCCGTCTTCCCCAATTGCCAGAAGGCTGGATCGCACAATGGGACGATGAGTACAACCACTATTTCTTTGTTAATACTGTTACCGGCGAATCGCAGTGGGAAATTCCTGAGTCTAGTGTGCCAGGTGCATCAGAAGCTCGTTCTAGCGAGTTTGCACCTTCTGACTCAAACATCGCCGACAACGAATCTGCCGAAAGAGGTATTGGTGGAGACGGTACTGGCGAAAGGGGCCTTGGTAGTGTAGTGGGCTCTCTTTTACTGGGAGGTAACTCTGGCCATCAATCCGGAGGCACTTCAGGTCTTATTAGCTTAGTCAGTTCTTTGGCTTCATCCAAGACTAGTGGAGGTTACGGTGGAGGCTACGGTGGAGGATATGGTGGAGGATACAACCGTCCATCACACGCTCCAGGTAGTGGTGGAGGTGCTGGTTCACTCTTAGGCCTTTTGGCTGGAGGCTCTAGTGGAGGTTACGGTGGTGGCTATGGTGGAGGCTACGGTGGAGGCTACAACCAAGGGGGCTCAGGAGgtcttcttggagatttgcttggtggtggtggtggtggcTACAATCAAGGCTACGGTAACCAGGGCTATGGAAACCAAGGTGGCCATCATGGTGGACACCACGGAGGTAATGGTGGCTTCGGTGGAGGATTCGGCGGTGGATTCGGTGGAGAAGGACGTCACGGTGGAGGATTCGGCGGAGAAGGTCGTCACGGTGGTGAGCATCACGGAGGTGGTCGTCACAATGGAGGAGGATGGTAG
- a CDS encoding zinc finger protein, MIZ type (go_function zinc ion binding), which produces MTRNSTSDAVNVLPNAVQVISQVAGAGSSQRREIHVKIRLPKQELSKLEIEDVVEDDDDDEDSILRSSHIIPTLPTTFEYESEDPFSSEGDEFLLDAELDKAIKSVFGDTPASDTSSPSTKDHPRITTRKPDFQKESTPLRSSQRLREKIQKQEKFERQIVKESVVVHKDQHQVKIVDGYKPVPKHILPMIEQEIGAMNDEFAIVDKFIFSLKDPLGASKIKLPVKSMYCIHFECFDFNNFCLFNKIPPGVKLLVKKDLAKKSFESIKLRKRVHKEVKSEYVTIISDPKAYTAKFIAPMGPIYKCPICDRSFPLSELVMGDAYNYFVKSTPVDAERVELLDMNRYKVLDDKRIPKAVEEEIIVLSDDDDDNNNGIVNANYDDKVNANQADTVGLASLQNLSYDSGDDLFDDGLDEEILNLSESDYQRFGQGSSYDDPVTID; this is translated from the coding sequence ATGACACGAAATAGCACGTCAGATGCGGTAAATGTATTGCCGAATGCTGTGCAAGTCATCTCACAAGTTGCTGGAGCTGGTTCATCACAAAGACGAGAAATTCACGTCAAGATACGACTACCAAAACAAgagttgtccaagttggaaattgaagacgttgtagaagacgacgacgacgacgaagacagCATCCTTAGAAGCAGCCACATTATACCGACACTTCCTACAACGTTTGAGTACGAAAGTGAAGACCCTTTTTCGTCAGAAGGAGatgaatttcttcttgatgcTGAGTTGGATAAGGCGATAAAGTCAGTCTTTGGCGATACTCCTGCCTCAGACACTAGTAGTCCTTCTACGAAAGATCATCCAAGGATAACCACAAGGAAACCTGATTTTCAAAAGGAATCCACTCCGTTGAGATCATCCCAGAGACTAAGAGAAAAGAttcaaaaacaagaaaaattTGAACGACAGATAGTAAAAGAGTCCGTCGTTGTACATAAAGACCAACATCAAGTCAAAATCGTGGACGGGTACAAGCCGGTACCAAAACATATACTTCCTATGATTGAACAAGAGATTGGAGCCATGAACGATGAGTTTGCAATAGTAGACAAGTTCATTTTCTCGTTGAAAGACCCCTTAGGTGCAAGCAAGATCAAGTTGCCAGTGAAATCAATGTATTGTATCCATTTTGAATGctttgatttcaacaacttctgtCTTTTCAATAAGATCCCACCGGGAGTAAAGTTGTTGGTCAAAAAGGATCTAGCCAAGAAGAGCTTTGAGAGCATCAAGCTCCGAAAGCGGGTTCAtaaagaagtcaaaagCGAATACGTGACCATTATTCTGGACCCAAAGGCGTATACTGCCAAGTTCATTGCACCAATGGGACCTATCTACAAGTGTCCCATATGTGACCGTAGTTTTCCACTAAGTGAGCTAGTTATGGGCGATGCCTACAATTACTTTGTCAAGTCTACACCTGTAGATGCTGAACGTGTAGAGCTACTAGATATGAATAGATATAAGGTATTAGATGACAAACGAATACCGAAGGCTGTTGAGGAAGAAATTATAGTCCTTtcagatgatgacgatgataATAATAATGGCATTGTCAATGCTAACTATGATGACAAAGTTAATGCAAATCAGGCGGATACAGTTGGACTAGCACTGCTTCAAAATCTACTGTATGATAGTGGAGATGACTTATTCGATGATGGtcttgatgaagagatTCTCAATCTTAGTGAATCAGACTACCAAAGGTTCGGTCAAGGTAGCAGCTATGACGATCCTGTGACCATAGACTAG